From the genome of Mauremys reevesii isolate NIE-2019 linkage group 24, ASM1616193v1, whole genome shotgun sequence:
CCGAGATCACCCACCCCGGCACCCTACCTTCAGaccagcccccagctgccccttttCTCCCCACTGGGCAGATCCCCTGACACTCCTTAACCCATCTTCCCACCCCAGGGACAGCCTCCCCCCAAAAACCCTCCCCCGTGCAGCCTCCTTGAACCCCTCTCCCagcctccccctttctttctaaACTCTGACCCCTTGGCAGCCCCCTTGATCCCTGCCCCCCTTGGGTagccccccaatccctgcccccttGGCAGCCCCtcgacccccgccccccttgggcagcccctcctcactcctgcccccACAGGCTCGTCGCCTGTGGCCTGCAAGCCGCTGGTGGTGGAGGGGCGGCTGCTGGTCGTGCTGGCGCAGCTGGCCGGGGGTTCCCATGTGTGGCGCCGGGAGGAGGCCTCGGGGCGCTTCGTGCGGCTGCAGGAGCTGGGCCCCCAGCGCATCCGCAAGCCCAACGCCCTGGCCAGCTTCCGGGTGGACGGCGACTGGTTCCTGGCTGTGGCCGACAGCTCCAAGGCGGGCGCCACCACGCTCTTCCGCTGGGGCGGGCGCGGCTTCTACGCTCACCAGGCCCTGCACGCCTGGCACCGCGACACCCACGTGGAGTTCCTGGAGCTCGCTGGCCGGCCCAGCCTCAtcctggccagcagctcccagcgcCCCGTGGTCTACCAGTGGAGCCGGCCCGGCCGTGCCTTCCTGCGCCACACGGATATTCCCGACATGGACGACGTCTACGCCGTTAAGCACTTCCGCCTGCGCGGGGACGTCTATGTCTGCCTGACCCGCTTCATTGGTGACTCCAAGGTCAGCGCCCGGTGCCCCCCCAGCGTGCCCTGTgcccagcctgcaccccctgtGCCCAGCATACTCCCAGTGTGCCCCCAAAATGCCCCCAGTGTACCCTGCTAACAGTGCTCCCAGaatgccctgctcccagcacgcTCCGACTGGGCCAAGCATGCTCTCTCCCATAATGCTCTCTGCTCAGCTGCTCCCAGCATACCCTTGCCTTTGCCTCTGCCCCCAATATGCTCCCATCATGCTCTGCTCCCACTCAGCCACTCCCATCATGCTCTTCTCCCATCATGCTCTCTGGTCCCCATGATGCCCCCTGCCTCCAGTCCGGCATTATTACCCATAGAATCgaagaagattagggttggaagggacctcaggaggtatctagtccaaccccctgctcacagcaggaccaaccccaactaaatcatcccagccaggcgtctcatccactgtaatccccagcctCTCTGCCCTGGTGGCAGGTCTGGCATAACTCACAATCCTCTCTGCCTCCTCAGGTGATGCGCTGGGAGGGCTCCATGTTTCGGGACGTCCAGCACATGCCATCACGCGGCTCCATGGTCTTCCAGCCACTGGGCATTGGGAGCCACCGCTATGCCGTGCTGGGCAACGACTACTCCTTCAGCCAGGTGTACCGCTACGACGCCCGCTCCGGCCTCTTCGTCCGCTTCCAGGAGCTGAACACCCAGGCGCCCCGCTCTTTCGCCCACCTGGCCGTCCACCAGCGGGACTTCGTCTTTGCCGCCAGCTTCAAGGGAGACACGCAGATCTACCGGCACATCACCATCGACCTGAGTGCCTGAGCCCCACGCCGGGGCAGAGGGGGGTGCAGAATGGGACGCAGACAATGCGGGGTGCAGCTCCAGACATGGCCACTGGGGGGGCACAGAATGTAAGGCAGACAATGGCTGGTGCAGCTCCGGGCATGGCCACTGCGGGGGCACAGAATGGAATGCAGACAATGGGGGGGTGCAGCTCCGGGCATGGCAACCAGGGGGGCACAGAATGGGATGCAGACAATGGAGGGTGCAGCTCCGGACATGGCCATCAGGGgggcacagaatggaacacagacaATGGAGGGTGCAGCTCCGGACATGGCCATCAGGGGGGCACAGAAAGGAACACAGACAATGGGCGGGGATGCAGCTCGAGCATGGCCACCAGGGGGCCCAGAATGGGACGCAGACACTGGAGGGGGCAGCTCCGGCCATGGCCATCAGGGgggcacagaatggaacacagacaATGGAGGATGCAGCTCCGGACATGGCCATCAGGGgggcacagaatggaacacagacaatggggggggggggtgcagctcCGAGCATGGCCACTGGGGGGCACAGAATGGAACGCAGACAATGGCTGGTGCAGCTCCGGGCATGGCCACTGCGGGGGCACAGAATGGAATGCAGACAATGGGGGGGTGCAGCTCCGGGCATGGCCACTGGGGGGGCACAGAACGGGCTTCAGACAATGCGGGTGCAGCACCAGCCACGGTCATCAGGGGTGCAGAACGGGACACAGACAGTGGAGGTGCAGCATAGGCTGTAGCTACGGGGGAGTGCAGAATGGGCTGCAGACAATGAGAAGGTGCAGCACCGGCACGGCCACGAAGGGTGCAGACAATGGGGGTGCAGCACCGGCCATGGCCACCGGAGACGTAGACAGTGGGGGTGCAGCACCAGCACGGCCACCAGAGACGCAGACAATGGGGGTGCAGCACCGGCACGGCCACCGGAGATGCAGACAATGGGGGTGCAGCACCGGCCATGGCCACCGGAGACGCAGATAATGGGGGTGCAGCACCAGCACGGCCACGAAGGGCGCAGACAATGGGGGTGCAGCATCGGCCATGGCCACCGGAGACGCAGATAATGGGGGTGCAGCACCGGCACGGCCACGAAGGGCGCAGACAATGGGAGTGCAGCATCGGCCATGGCCACCGGAGATGCAGACAATGGGGGTGCAGCACCGGCACGGCCACGAAGGGCGCAGACAATGGGGGTGCAGCACCGGCACGGCCACCGGAGATGCAGACAATGGGGGTGCACCACCGGCCATGGCCACCGGAGACGCAGACAATGGGGGTGCAGCACCGGCACGGCCACCGGAGATGCAGACAATGGGGGTGCAGCACCGGCATGGCCACCGGAGACGCAGACAATGGGGGTGCAGAATGGGATGCAGacaagggggaagggagcaggagggcgctgtgccagcaatgcccagcAGGGGGGGGATAGCAGCAGGGACCAACTTTTCAATCCTATTTTgccaaccccctcctccccccccccccacaccttttcAAAGCGGTTCTGGCGGCGGTTAAGAGCCATTTTcccatcacattttaaaaaatggatttaaTCGACTTGTTTTCCCCAGCCCTTTACAGAGGGTTCTGGCTAAGAGCCAGTGGCCTGTGGCTTTTTCAGCCTTGGAGTTTCCATTTCCATTGTGTCTTTTTCAAATTTTTATTCATTTCCAATCCTCCTTCACTAAAACAAATTCAGTTCTCAGTCAGGTCCCGCTTTTAAACCATGAATCACGTCACAGGGTCATCAAAGAAAAACATTTGCTGCcttttttttattcatttcacgcttatttcattttgtttttaaacgtTTTTTTCCATCTCCCATAAATTAAATGTTTGGGTTCAGTCACTGAGTCATTTGGTCTCCTTTTTAAAAGTCAAGTTaatgtgacccccccacacacacagctaaTGCCCCGTTGCTTTGAGTCTGTCACTTTTCTCTGTGCCGACATTTGCTCTTTTCGTTCCattgtttctttcctttttaaaaacccGTAAATGGAGaattcagcccccccccccgaccccaacTGCCCTTTGTTTTAGTTCCCGCCTAAGGGGGTCAGTTCagcgggggggctgggcctggcctggCGTTCGAAGGGAGGGGTCGTTTGCCTTTTCCCCCCTGGTAAATTGGAATTTTATTACTTTTTTCAAATTAGTTGGGCCTCggcttttaattttgtttttaaaataaaaatgggatCAAGCCCCCCCGGGGCTGAACCAGGGCAACAGGATGCCAGGCTAGGTGGGCCCATGGGTCAGATGGGGGGGGATAGGATGCCGGGCtgcgggggctgctccaggggaAGGGAGGCTACGGGGCTAGCTAGGcccactctggggtggggggtcacaCAGGACTTGACAGGCCGATAGGCCTCAACCTCAATGGGCTGGTGAATTTTAACCCTTGCCTCCCCGCTGCTCAATAACCAGCAGTTTCAGCGACAGGTGCCCCATCCCCCCCATGTGGGGGCAGTAGGGACCTCAGAGGTGCCTGCAGAGCTAGTGCCCACGTTGGAATGGGGCGGTGCatgggggggtgcacaggggatgctgccccctcccccacacccaacccatgccccctgcccccttaccccagccagagctctgtaACTAACACCGTATATTGTCCCTATGCTGctgcgatggggggggggggggattcagaGTAAAGACGAGAAAGGTGGGAGACAGCCAGGCCTGCTGGGTTCTACctccagctccgggagggggtggggtctagaggttagagccaggacttctgggatCTATCCCTGGCACTGGCAAGGGAGCAgcatctagtggttagagcaggggggagccaggactcctcggCCTAAGGGATTTAGCTGTTGCGATGCTGAGTGCGGCAGCACCCTGCCGCCACCCCCCCGCAGTGCCCCCAACCACATGTTTGGCACCCACGACTGTGGGCACGTCCGGCACTGGCTGAGCCCCACAGGAGCCAGCAGGCTGAGTGGAAAGGAGCCTGAAGTAGCCAACAGGAAGTGCTGAGGAGAGGGGTGCGGCTGGCAGGGAGAGTGGTGCCCGGGGGCTGTTGGCacccggtgggggtgggggtgcttgATGGCACCCTCAGGCTCCCATGGGCCTTCTGACTCCGCCCTTGAGGGGCCTGGTTTCAGCCAGTCCCATTCAGGTCCCCCCCCTCCTCGCTTTGGGGGACAGACTGGGGGATCCTGGCTCCTGGCTCAGGGTTAACTGTTTTGCACCCCTGAGGTAACAATGCAAaggagagagaaactgaggcacgcaggcTCCCTACAGCTCCAGGACATTCCCCTTGGCCCAGCGGCTctgccagcagccccctccccctgccccaccagccGTGCTGGCCTAATGCTGCACTGCAGTATGGGTAGGGACAGGGCCTGTCTCCCCCCCCTTCAGCCCTGTGGCTACAGcaggcagctgggccagggtAGGGCaggttccctgcagccagggagaAAGGCTGTGCACAGGTGCTGCCCAGCTACCCCCGGGTACCGCTCCGTGGGCAGGCCTGGCTCAGCTGCGAGGGAAGCTGCGATGGCAGGACAGGGCAGTTGAACCCAGGCCGCCCGGATTACGGAAGCCCCAGAGACGGGGCCGCCACTATTTAGCCCCGGCTGCTGCGTGGCGTGGGGAGCTAGGCTCCCTACAGCGCTGGTGGCCAGCCCACGGCGCCCCATCTAGTGGGACCCAGGCGAGCTCGCCAGGGCTGTGAGAAAAGGAcgctggggggcagtgaggagaGCTGGAAACggggggagggatcgctcagtggtttgagcattggcctgctaaacccaggggtgtgagttcaatccttgagggggccacttagggatctggggcaaaaatctgtctggggattggccctttgagcagggggttggactagatacctcctgaggtcccttccaaccttgctATTCTATGAAACCCCTCTCCAAACTCCATCTTCCCCTGCGGCACGGGGGGATTGGACCCAGGCCCCCCTGGGCCAGCGGAGTGCCCCACCCCCCAAGGATACAtggagggcaggagggctggctgcTTGGCTCGGGGAACGCTTGCTGGAGCAGCACTGCCTGTGTGAGCAGCGGGCAAGGGCCCAGCTTGAGGCAGGAGttagcacagagcagctgagtggGGGCAGGATGCCCATGGTTCATCCCATGCCCAGCCCCCAAACCAGGGGCCGCTTGGGCCTTGCTTGGCCAGGGGTTAGGTGCCTGCTGAGCACAGGGCCTGGCCCCTGGGCTTCTGGCCAGCCCAGATGGGGCTTCCCCAAGAGTTCGGCCAACTAAACGTGTTTGCACAGGACACTGCAGGTTCCTCACCCTCTGCTGGAACCAGGAGATTTCCAGGGGTTCtctgcccctcagcccccatgGTCTTCCCTGcaccagagccagcgccccctagaggggaaaggcccccaCCCTCAAGTCAGccagtcctgtccctccccagggccggatgggagctggtgccccagaggggaaaGGCAGCCATGACTCACTCACAGTTTCAAGGTCAGGAGACTTTTATTCCACAGAGTGGAAAGTTCAGTTAAAAAACTTCTCCCACTCCCGCTTCCCCAGATCGGGGGCTGGGGGGACGGGACGTCCCAGCAAGGAGCCAGCGCCCCGGGCGAGACCTGGCCCCGGGACCATCGTGGTTCAGCAGTTACTGGCTGAGCCTGCgaagagatgggggaagggaacagaccCGCTTACAAGGGAGCCATctgtggagctgggggtggggaaaaaaacacatgCAACCCACTAGCCCCACATAgggtcccctccccccggcagcgcTGAGAGGTCTCTCCCGCCAGCAGCCACTAGGGGGCGacacagggaagggagaggggccccGCAAGGGTCAGGGTGACAAGTTTAGAGACCCCCAGACTCCAACGCCTCCCCCTCAGTCTGACCAGGaaagggggagggttgggggactTACCGGGGGTGATGAGGTGAGGGGGCTCATTCGGCCGCCGGCTGAGAAGGGAAGAGGGAGGGTTATGAGCATGGGGAATGTGACACCCCCCCTTCCAACACCACAACCTCCCACCACCC
Proteins encoded in this window:
- the LOC120390197 gene encoding leucine-rich glioma-inactivated protein 1-like isoform X2, with the translated sequence MKRKGTALLQRWLHLSTGSLVRSRFTELREGSFLQTPSLQLLLFTSSTLGLIRDDAFVGLLHLEYLFIENNKVGSISKNALRGLKGLVHLSLAHNQLETLPRHLFRGLDALTHVDLRGNPFHCDCRIKWLVEWLSSTNASAELGECQGPGELNGTRLSQLHLQDFDCITTALALFQSLPFQALSVEPFWYQGEQHVAITQPFAGRCSLLEWDHLDGAFRAYASINGSSPVACKPLVVEGRLLVVLAQLAGGSHVWRREEASGRFVRLQELGPQRIRKPNALASFRVDGDWFLAVADSSKAGATTLFRWGGRGFYAHQALHAWHRDTHVEFLELAGRPSLILASSSQRPVVYQWSRPGRAFLRHTDIPDMDDVYAVKHFRLRGDVYVCLTRFIGDSKVMRWEGSMFRDVQHMPSRGSMVFQPLGIGSHRYAVLGNDYSFSQVYRYDARSGLFVRFQELNTQAPRSFAHLAVHQRDFVFAASFKGDTQIYRHITIDLSA
- the LOC120390197 gene encoding leucine-rich glioma-inactivated protein 1-like isoform X1; the encoded protein is MGWGGPWACAPLFVLLLLVAAGGERHRAPRWKCPIVCSCTQDNALCDRTDGVPRGLPPDITSLSLVRSRFTELREGSFLQTPSLQLLLFTSSTLGLIRDDAFVGLLHLEYLFIENNKVGSISKNALRGLKGLVHLSLAHNQLETLPRHLFRGLDALTHVDLRGNPFHCDCRIKWLVEWLSSTNASAELGECQGPGELNGTRLSQLHLQDFDCITTALALFQSLPFQALSVEPFWYQGEQHVAITQPFAGRCSLLEWDHLDGAFRAYASINGSSPVACKPLVVEGRLLVVLAQLAGGSHVWRREEASGRFVRLQELGPQRIRKPNALASFRVDGDWFLAVADSSKAGATTLFRWGGRGFYAHQALHAWHRDTHVEFLELAGRPSLILASSSQRPVVYQWSRPGRAFLRHTDIPDMDDVYAVKHFRLRGDVYVCLTRFIGDSKVMRWEGSMFRDVQHMPSRGSMVFQPLGIGSHRYAVLGNDYSFSQVYRYDARSGLFVRFQELNTQAPRSFAHLAVHQRDFVFAASFKGDTQIYRHITIDLSA